In Clupea harengus chromosome 13, Ch_v2.0.2, whole genome shotgun sequence, one DNA window encodes the following:
- the slc2a15a gene encoding solute carrier family 2 member 15a — translation MAEEVLITSPGKASSHLTASLLAVAFLTSFGSSMLYGYNLAVVNSPAQYIKDFYNRTALSRNGSGLNEEALTLMYSLTVSVFASGGLIGSLMVGILVTRFGRKGTVVNSTVLVFIAGSLMGFSRICGSPEMIIFGRFVTGIHSGISLSVVPMYLGEIAPKNLRGFLGLMPSIFICTGVFTAQILGLHELLGKEEHWPLFLSLVVVPTFIQLMLLPWFPESPRYLLIEKHNVHATITALKWYRTKCNIQAEIEEMQEEQRSLSSMDTVSVWALLFDRSVRWQVLSVVVINIGMQLSGIDAIWFYTNDIFKNAGIPTPEIQYTTVGTGAIEIVAGLVGCFTIERLGRRPLIIGGFAVMGICCAGITFSLILQEHIAIMKYVSVGCVVGIIAGFCIGPAGVPFLITAELFKQSHRPAAYTVGGSLNWMSNFTIGFMFPFLQKAAGAYCYLVFSGVCLTVAVYVFLVIPETKNKTFVEISQMFATKEGVLESDQLKLKKMNGNGYGALETNSSLDFDSSSSGP, via the exons ATGGCTGAGGAAGTTTTAATAACGTCACCTGGGAAAGCCTCATCG CATCTCACTGCCTCATTATTGGCAGTCGCATTTCTCACCTCCTTTGGTAGTTCCATGCTCTATGGATATAACTTGGCTGTGGTCAACTCCCCAGCACAG tatATTAAGGACTTCTACAACCGGACGGCGTTGAGCCGGAATGGCTCCGGGCTAAATGAGGAGGCCCTCACCCTCATGTACTCCCTCACTGTGTCCGTCTTTGCCAGCGGGGGGCTCATCGGATCCTTGATGGTGGGCATCCTGGTCACCAGATTTGGAag gaAAGGGACAGTGGTCAACTCCACCGTGCTGGTGTTCATCGCCGGCTCTCTCATGGGCTTTAGCCGAATCTGTGGCTCACCAGAGATGATCATCTTTGGCCGATTTGTCACAGGGATTCACTCAG GTATCTCTCTGAGTGTGGTGCCCATGTACCTGGGAGAAATCGCTCCCAAAAACCTCAGGGGCTTTCTGGGCCTCATGCCCAGCATCTTCATCTGCACTGGGGTCTTCACCGCTCAGATCCTGGGCCTCCATGAACTCCTGGGAAAG GAGGAGCACTGGCCCCTGTTCCTCTCCCTGGTTGTGGTGCCCACCTTCATTCAGTTaatgctgttgccatggtttccAGAGAGTCCTCGTTACCTCCTCATCGAGAAACACAATGTCCATGCTACCATTACAG CTCTGAAGTGGTACAGAACCAAGTGCAACATCCAGGCGGAGATCgaggagatgcaggaggagcagcgctccctctcctccatggaCACGGTGTCCGTGTGGGCGCTCCTGTTCGACCGCTCCGTCCGGTGGCAGGTCCTCTCCGTGGTGGTCATCAACATCGGCATGCAGCTATCTGGCATCGACGCC aTCTGGTTCTACACCAATGACATCTTTAAGAATGCGGGTATCCCCACTCCAGAGATCCAGTACACTACAGTGGGAACAGGAGCCATAGAGATCGTCGCAGGGCTTGTTGGG TGCTTTACCATCGAGAGGCTTGGCAGAAGGCCCCTCATCATCGGTGGGTTTGCGGTGATGGGAATATGTTGTGCGGGGAtcaccttctctctcatcctgcag GAACACATAGCCATTATGAAGTATGTGAGTGTTGGCTGCGTGGTTGGGATCATTGCTGGATTCTGTATTGGACCAG CCGGCGTTCCTTTCCTGATCACGGCGGAGTTGTTTAAGCAGTCCCATCGGCCGGCAGCTTACACCGTCGGCGGTTCCCTGAACTGGATGTCCAACTTCACCATCGGATTCATGTTCCCATTCCTGCAG AAAGCTGCCGGCGCCTACTGCTACCTGGTCTTCAGCGGCGTGTGCCTGACCGTGGCCGTCTACGTCTTCCTCGTCATCCCCGAGACCAAGAACAAGACGTTCGTGGAGATCAGCCAGATGTTCGCCACCAAGGAGGGCGTCCTGGAGAGCGACCAGCTGAAGCTGAAGAAGATGAACGGGAATGGCTACGGCGCGCTGGAGACCAACAGCTCGCTGGACTTCGACAGCTCCTCCTCCGGCCCGTAA